The proteins below come from a single Miscanthus floridulus cultivar M001 chromosome 1, ASM1932011v1, whole genome shotgun sequence genomic window:
- the LOC136486480 gene encoding uncharacterized protein isoform X2 encodes MGKLRTTLGDGFVDNFGIALLLFETPSGFAIFGFFALYLYRPDARESLWANFDMYERARHIVFLEEFQTFDDKSSAINVDTGVNSQLNEMIMKYYRPGHTLVVGNEEYKSIIESSLEIPCLYDGIVMELMWGMQHLMHRLVPGEKSELPKEDRVPMSQGLQMFLSGYGYHVKPEMVNEQIVLAASSLFHCNAVEKKEYPAFLRIGRALCHLQLLLISY; translated from the exons ATGGGGAAGCTAAGGACCACTCTAG GTGATGGCTTTGTAGATAATTTTGGGATTGCCTTGCTGCTGTTCGAGACGCCTTCTGGCTTTGCAATTTTTGGGTTTTTCGCCCTCTACCTTTATAGACCAGATGCAAGAGAA AGCTTGTGGGCAAACTTTGATATGTATGAAAGGGCAAGACAT ATTGTTTTTCTGGAGGAATTTCAAACGTTTGATGACAAGTCCAGTGCCATTAATGTTGATACTGGTGTTAACAGTCAGCTTAACGAGATGATCATGAAATATTACCGCCCTGGGCATACATTGGTTGTTGGAAATGAGGAATATAAATCAATCATCGAATCAAGTTTG GAAATTCCTTGCCTCTATGATGGTATTGTGATGGAGCTAATGTGGGGCATGCAGCATCTTATGCACAGGTTGGTGCCTGGAGAAAAATCAGAACTGCCTAAAGAGGACCGTGTCCCTATGAGTCAAGGACTGCAAATGTTCCTGAGTGGATATGGCTATCATGTCAAACCAGAGATG GTAAATGAGCAGATTGTGTTGGCTGCATCTTCCTTGTTTCATTGTAATGCTGTTGAGAAGAAAGAGTATCCAGCCTTTTTGAGGATTGGTCG GGCGCTCTGCCACTTGCAGCTGCTTTTAATATCATATTGA